One genomic region from Arenicella chitinivorans encodes:
- the tig gene encoding trigger factor, giving the protein MQSSVEKTSAIGRKMNVVVPADKIETAVQARLKQLSKRVKIQGFRPGKVPMKIVEQQYRGTATNDVLGELIQTSLQEALQGQDEVPAVQPDIMPEAPVEKGKDFTFTASFDVYPEFEKLDLEGVKILKPQSAVEEADIERVVENMRKQQLSWKEVKRKSKKGDRAIVDFVGRIDGEEFEGGKASDYPVVLGEGQMLPDFEKGIKGMKAGESKDIEVTFPADYNEELGGKTATFTIDAKTVSEPVLPEVDEEFVKSFGIESGDVAELRAEVKSNLETNLESQLSAQLRQRVFDALTEANKTEVPLKMVREEASRMVKEQKNQMVQQGIDPKMLENFPDPEFEVLKPQAEKRVALGLLMMEIIRKQEIKPDEERVNARIEKMASSYEQPEEFVQYYKSNQEALAQVQSIVLEEQVVDLLIEKADVEVENVEASTLLNMQA; this is encoded by the coding sequence ATGCAATCTTCTGTTGAAAAAACCAGCGCCATTGGCCGCAAAATGAACGTCGTCGTTCCGGCTGACAAGATCGAAACCGCGGTGCAAGCCAGATTAAAGCAGCTCTCTAAGCGCGTAAAAATTCAAGGTTTTCGCCCCGGCAAGGTGCCAATGAAGATCGTTGAACAGCAGTATCGTGGTACCGCAACGAACGATGTTTTAGGTGAGTTGATTCAAACCAGCCTACAAGAAGCCTTGCAAGGTCAGGACGAAGTGCCAGCGGTACAGCCCGACATCATGCCTGAGGCACCGGTCGAAAAAGGTAAAGACTTTACCTTTACAGCGAGCTTCGATGTTTATCCAGAGTTTGAGAAGCTGGATTTAGAGGGTGTCAAAATTCTAAAGCCACAGAGCGCCGTTGAAGAAGCAGATATCGAACGTGTGGTCGAGAATATGCGCAAGCAACAGCTAAGCTGGAAAGAAGTCAAGCGCAAGTCCAAGAAGGGTGATCGTGCGATCGTTGACTTCGTGGGTCGTATCGATGGTGAAGAGTTCGAAGGTGGAAAAGCCTCCGATTACCCAGTTGTGCTCGGTGAAGGCCAAATGTTGCCCGATTTCGAAAAAGGCATCAAAGGCATGAAGGCGGGCGAAAGCAAAGACATTGAAGTTACTTTTCCGGCAGATTATAACGAAGAGCTCGGAGGTAAAACTGCCACGTTTACCATTGATGCTAAGACGGTGTCTGAGCCGGTGCTACCCGAAGTTGACGAGGAGTTTGTCAAAAGCTTTGGTATTGAGTCAGGCGATGTCGCCGAATTACGTGCTGAAGTTAAAAGCAATCTTGAGACCAACCTCGAATCTCAATTGAGTGCCCAATTGCGTCAACGCGTTTTTGATGCCCTGACCGAGGCCAATAAGACTGAGGTGCCTTTGAAAATGGTTCGCGAAGAAGCGAGTCGTATGGTTAAAGAGCAAAAAAATCAAATGGTTCAGCAAGGTATCGACCCTAAGATGCTGGAAAATTTCCCAGATCCGGAGTTTGAGGTTCTCAAGCCGCAAGCGGAGAAGCGCGTTGCACTTGGCTTGCTGATGATGGAAATTATCCGTAAACAAGAGATCAAGCCCGACGAAGAGCGCGTGAATGCGCGCATCGAAAAAATGGCATCTTCGTATGAGCAGCCAGAAGAGTTCGTTCAGTACTACAAATCAAATCAGGAAGCGCTTGCGCAGGTTCAATCTATTGTCCTGGAAGAGCAGGTAGTCGACCTTCTAATTGAGAAAGCCGACGTTGAGGTTGAGAACGTGGAAGCGTCTACTTTGTTGAATATGCAAGCGTAG